The sequence below is a genomic window from Candidatus Nanopelagicales bacterium.
GCCACCCGGTAGGTCCCCAGCGGCACGCGGCCGACCACCAGGTCGTTGAGCAGACGAGCGGTGCTGCCCGGGCGGCCGACTCCCGTCCCCGGGCCGGGGTTGCGGGGGACGTCGGCCACCGCGGCCCCGTCCTCGGTGTCTACCTCGGTGTCTACCTCGGTGTCTACCTCGGTGCCCGCCTGCGTGGCGCCGTCGGTCGGCCGCCCGGGTGCGGTGGTGTCAGCTGGGTTCGTACGGTCGTCCGGGTTCGTGCTGCCGCCCGGGTTCGCGCTGCCGGCGGGGTCAGCCGCGATGTCGGCATCGTCAGAGGGCGTGTCGTCCTCGGCGGGAGAGGCGTCGGCCGACGCGGCAGGCGCGTCCGCCGTGCCGTGAGGGGCGTCGCCCGAGCCGGTCCGCATCGCCACCAGGAGGCCCGCTGCGACGGCCGCCGCGAGCCCCACCCCGAGGACCGGCCGCGCCCAGCTCGGCACGCGGGGCAGCCGGAGTCCCGGGCCGGTCGGCCCCAGCTCCAGCAGTTCCCGCTCGTGCATCCTCGGCAGCGTCGCACGCCTGGGCATGCACAGCGACCGGGCGCAGGTCTCAGAACGGCGGGAGGTCGTCGGGGTCGGGCGGCGCGTCCGTGTCCTGCGGCGGGGGCGGGGGCCGTCCGGGCGGTGAGGCGGGCAGTAGCGGGGACCTGAGGGTGGCGTACCGCTGCCCCAGCGGGCTGGTCCACACCGGCGCGGGTCCGCCGGTCAGGTCGACGGCGGGGTGCGGCTCGGCGAGCCAGCCGGCCTGGTCGCGTCGGCGGTTGTGCCGCGGGCAGGCCACCGCGAGCTGGTCCATGTGGGTGCGTCCGGTGCGCCGGTAGGCAGGGACGTGGTCCACGTCGCAGCCCGCTGCGCGGCGCCCGCAGGTGGGGTGCGAGCAGCGGGCGTCGCGGGCCCGGACCTGCCGGGCCATCGCCGGGGTGGGCAGTCGACGGGTGCCGGCGTCCAGCAGGTGCCCGGTCACCGGGTCGCTGACCCAGCGGACCCAGTCCGCATCCGCCGCCAGCGCACGCGCCAGCTCGGGGTCGATCGGCCCGTAGCCCTCCAGCTCCGCGGGCGCGTCCACGAGACCGAACAGGGTGGCCAGGTCGATCAGGATCCGGACCTCCGGCCGCGGCGGCGCCGGATCCGCGACGTGTCCCGGTCGCGACGACGGGCCGTGGTCTGCCGCCGAGCCCGGGTCCGCGGACGCCCCGGGGGCCGTGGTCGAGCACTGGCCCACGGTCGTGGGCGCGGTCGCCCCAGGTGCTGCCGCCGAGGCCGTGGCCGCGGCCAGCGCCGGGTCGAGCGGGGTCACCCCGAACGCGGCCAGCAGCGCGCCGACGCGCCACTGACCCAGCGTGGGGGCCTCGCCCTCGCCCGCCCCGCCGGGCTGTCCGGCCTGAGCGTCGGGCTGTCCGGCCGCCGCGCCGGGCTGACCGTCCGCGGTGCGCTCACGGAGTCGGTCGGCTGCGGCGTGGATCCGGCCGCGCAGGGCCAGCAGGTCCGGGGCCAGCCCGCGCACGGCCAGGCACGCCATCCCGTCGGACTCCGCCCACCACTCCACCCCGGTGCGGTCCCGCGCCTCGCGGCGTCGGCGCTCGGCCGCCGCCTGCGGCGCCAGGCGCACCACGAACGCGGCGACCCGCTCGCGCAGCCGCGCCGGCGGGTAGCGGCCCGCGTCCGGCAGCAGCACCGACAACGCCACCTCGGCCAGGTCACGGCCCCGGTCATCGCGCAGGCCTCGCAGCGGCCGGACCCCCTGCCCCAGCACGCTGGCCTGGGTCCAGCTCAACGCACCCGACTCCACCGCCTCGCCCAGGCGGGGGTGCACCCGCAGCACCTCCTCGGCCGCCGCGGCCTTGCCCAGCGCGGTCGCCGGGGCCACCCGCAGTGCGGCGGCCAGCTCCTCACCCAGCCACGCGTCCCGGTCGCTCGACACCACGCCCGGCGCCGGCCGACTGGCCTCGGTCACCGCGTCGGACACCGCCACCATCGCCCGCCCCGCCTGCACCTGCGCCCAGCCCAGCAGCCGGTCGCAGGCCTTCAGCAGGCTGGCCGTCGCCTCCCCCGGCAGCGCGTCGACCTCGACGCCCGCCACCGCAGCGGCCAGCCCGGGTCCGGGCTCCACGCCCTCCCACGGCCAGCCCCCGCACGGGGTCTCATCGATCCATCCATCCGCCACACCCCACACGCTAGACAGGGGGTCCGACACTCCCCTCCGACCAAGCCCGAAGCCCTGTGGACGACTCGCCGGACCCGCGCCGAGCAGCTTCGGCGCGGCCGGTCGAGGCTGCCCCGCGCTAGGCGCGGCCAATGAGGTTGGCCACGATCTCGGCGCTCATCCCGACCAGCGGCAGTCCGCCGCCGGGGTGCGCCGACCCGCCCACCAGGAACAGTCCGGGCACCGGCGACGCGTTGGCGGGTCGCAGGAACGCCGCCCGCGGGCCGTTGCTGGACGTGCCGTAGATCGACCCGCCCGGCGCCCGGGTGGAGCGTTCGAGGTCCGCGGGCGTCCGGATCTCACGCCACAACAGGCGGT
It includes:
- a CDS encoding DUF222 domain-containing protein — protein: MADGWIDETPCGGWPWEGVEPGPGLAAAVAGVEVDALPGEATASLLKACDRLLGWAQVQAGRAMVAVSDAVTEASRPAPGVVSSDRDAWLGEELAAALRVAPATALGKAAAAEEVLRVHPRLGEAVESGALSWTQASVLGQGVRPLRGLRDDRGRDLAEVALSVLLPDAGRYPPARLRERVAAFVVRLAPQAAAERRRREARDRTGVEWWAESDGMACLAVRGLAPDLLALRGRIHAAADRLRERTADGQPGAAAGQPDAQAGQPGGAGEGEAPTLGQWRVGALLAAFGVTPLDPALAAATASAAAPGATAPTTVGQCSTTAPGASADPGSAADHGPSSRPGHVADPAPPRPEVRILIDLATLFGLVDAPAELEGYGPIDPELARALAADADWVRWVSDPVTGHLLDAGTRRLPTPAMARQVRARDARCSHPTCGRRAAGCDVDHVPAYRRTGRTHMDQLAVACPRHNRRRDQAGWLAEPHPAVDLTGGPAPVWTSPLGQRYATLRSPLLPASPPGRPPPPPQDTDAPPDPDDLPPF